A genomic region of Alicyclobacillus sp. SO9 contains the following coding sequences:
- a CDS encoding GNAT family N-acetyltransferase, whose amino-acid sequence MIHGKRITLKPFSGEMLRTYYRWRQDDEVMYWATGEPYMSSLIPEQVFIERYETYLKGDVRESGMFGVFAEVDKFIGEVSYRDMDVVKGTCVLGIMIGDKAYWGKGYGTEAVRAMCSFLFQRFQLRRIQLDTWVGNERAIRSYKKVGFQIEGVLRKSTLVKGVPTDEVVMGLLQSEFEHIVSADSEG is encoded by the coding sequence TTGATTCACGGAAAGAGGATAACTCTGAAGCCATTTTCAGGAGAAATGTTGCGAACCTACTACCGATGGCGTCAGGATGACGAAGTGATGTATTGGGCTACTGGGGAACCTTACATGTCGAGTCTCATACCGGAACAGGTATTTATAGAACGGTATGAGACGTATTTGAAAGGTGATGTTCGCGAATCCGGGATGTTTGGCGTTTTTGCAGAGGTAGACAAATTCATCGGTGAGGTTAGTTACCGGGACATGGACGTTGTCAAGGGAACCTGCGTTCTAGGCATTATGATAGGTGATAAGGCCTATTGGGGCAAAGGTTATGGGACGGAAGCAGTACGTGCAATGTGCAGCTTCTTGTTCCAAAGATTCCAATTAAGGCGGATACAGTTGGATACCTGGGTCGGCAACGAGCGCGCGATTCGTTCGTATAAGAAGGTAGGCTTTCAAATTGAAGGTGTACTAAGAAAGTCGACGCTAGTGAAAGGGGTGCCGACTGATGAGGTCGTAATGGGACTGCTTCAATCGGAGTTTGAACACATCGTCTCCGCCGATTCAGAAGGGTGA
- a CDS encoding MFS transporter, with product MSQLKRSVFSNTRFLALLSGQGVSYLGDSIASVALPILILTLTKSGFLMGLVGALEVAPLFIVGLPAGVWVDRWSRTRVMLTADFGRAVLVALIPFAFLAHIAVMPVVFIVAAASGTLAVFFGAGYTGMIPHMVPAEKLGRANGYFEAIESLAYAVGPSIAGLLTTSIGPFYTMGLDGLSFFVSALSIMTLRRERATPVDSSSEKKNFYADMKVGFRTVLKDSVLKSVTLLWGSNRFVFAALIPTLTFFVLKTLHGTAQQVGVAVSVYAVGSLAGTLFASKIPVRFGMVTAFIGQGLMLVSALTLTAINSVSVLFACSAILGLGEGVLLVIYLTYRVSRVPDNVVGRVYSITSTATQGMGAIGYLVVGGLLSFWGGRITWFVLSVLSLAGIASSLVFLKKKPVVQDVT from the coding sequence ATGAGTCAACTTAAAAGGTCAGTTTTTTCGAATACGCGCTTTCTAGCATTGTTAAGCGGTCAAGGTGTTTCCTACCTCGGAGATTCAATTGCCTCCGTAGCGCTGCCCATCTTAATTCTGACTCTGACGAAATCGGGATTCCTTATGGGCTTGGTCGGAGCGTTGGAGGTAGCTCCACTGTTCATAGTGGGTTTGCCAGCAGGTGTATGGGTAGACCGATGGAGTCGTACTAGAGTGATGCTAACAGCTGACTTTGGCAGGGCCGTCTTGGTGGCTCTGATTCCATTCGCATTTCTAGCACACATTGCCGTGATGCCCGTTGTTTTTATTGTTGCGGCTGCCAGTGGCACATTGGCAGTGTTTTTTGGCGCTGGATACACCGGAATGATTCCGCATATGGTTCCGGCCGAGAAACTGGGTCGTGCTAATGGCTATTTCGAAGCAATTGAAAGTCTAGCCTATGCCGTTGGCCCCTCCATAGCCGGTCTGTTAACCACTAGCATTGGGCCTTTCTATACAATGGGCTTAGACGGACTTTCTTTCTTTGTTTCGGCACTATCAATAATGACTCTGAGACGTGAACGAGCCACGCCGGTAGACAGTTCCAGTGAGAAGAAGAATTTTTATGCGGATATGAAGGTTGGTTTCCGAACCGTTTTGAAGGATTCCGTATTGAAGTCAGTCACCTTGTTGTGGGGCAGCAACCGATTTGTGTTTGCCGCATTAATCCCCACCTTGACATTTTTCGTGCTGAAAACACTTCACGGTACAGCACAGCAGGTTGGAGTCGCAGTGAGTGTATATGCTGTAGGTTCTTTGGCAGGAACACTCTTTGCATCAAAAATACCAGTGCGCTTCGGCATGGTGACCGCGTTTATTGGACAAGGATTGATGCTAGTTAGTGCGTTAACACTTACTGCAATCAACTCTGTTTCTGTACTTTTTGCTTGTTCGGCGATTCTAGGCTTAGGTGAGGGAGTGCTCCTGGTTATCTACCTGACATATCGAGTGAGCAGAGTTCCGGATAACGTGGTTGGCCGCGTCTATTCAATCACCTCTACTGCAACACAGGGAATGGGAGCTATCGGATACCTTGTTGTTGGGGGTCTGCTTAGCTTTTGGGGAGGCCGCATTACGTGGTTTGTGCTGTCCGTTCTCTCGCTTGCGGGAATAGCATCCTCGTTGGTGTTTCTGAAAAAGAAACCTGTTGTCCAAGATGTAACCTAG
- a CDS encoding kinase — METNADKLVNAIERTYCNARLVVGVDGLSRAGKTTMVNETQKKLVEKRLPVCVFHLDHYIVESRNRYHTGFEEWYEYYELQWDVRYLRQRLFEKVQHAEEIRLPFYDVERDETVTKSVVIQSDAIVMIEGVFLQREEWRRFFDFVIYVDCPRTTRFERESPRTAVQIEKFVKRYWKAEDHYLKTVSPISTADLVVSC, encoded by the coding sequence TTGGAGACTAATGCTGATAAATTGGTGAACGCCATTGAAAGGACATACTGTAATGCACGCCTGGTCGTTGGTGTGGACGGATTAAGTCGGGCAGGAAAAACGACGATGGTCAATGAGACTCAGAAAAAGCTAGTAGAGAAGCGCTTACCAGTCTGCGTTTTTCATCTGGATCATTACATTGTGGAATCAAGAAATAGATATCATACCGGATTTGAAGAATGGTATGAGTACTACGAGTTGCAGTGGGATGTCAGATATTTGCGACAACGGTTGTTTGAAAAAGTGCAGCATGCGGAGGAAATACGTCTTCCGTTTTACGATGTAGAACGTGATGAAACTGTTACTAAGAGTGTGGTTATACAGAGTGACGCCATCGTGATGATAGAAGGCGTATTCCTTCAACGTGAAGAGTGGCGGCGGTTCTTTGATTTTGTCATTTATGTGGATTGCCCGCGAACAACCCGTTTTGAACGTGAATCGCCGAGAACCGCCGTACAGATAGAGAAGTTTGTGAAGAGATACTGGAAAGCAGAAGACCATTATTTGAAGACGGTCAGTCCCATTTCCACTGCGGATCTAGTGGTTAGCTGCTGA
- the thrS gene encoding threonine--tRNA ligase, with translation MADCVVKLKDGTRRTVIAGTTYAAIAAKIHPRLGKEAVAAKVNGSLADLSSQVVPEAQVELVTLDDEDGLQVMRHTAAHVLAQAVARVFPETKFAIGPVVENGFYYDFADHAFSPDELLQIESEMSAIVKENHPVIREVISRDEALHLFQDRGERFKVEILQDLLETETISVYRQGEFIDLCRGPHLPSTGRIKAFKLMSIAGAYWRGDSSREQLTRIYAIAFAKKSHLDEYLRRVDEAKRRDHRKLGRELELFMFSEDAPGMPILLKNGMHIQNELEQFERSLQSIRGYKEVKTPVILNKRLWEQSGHWFHYKENMYVTQVDNEEFALKPMNCPGHMLVYKHKQRSYRDLPIRIAEYGYVHRHELSGSLGGMMRVRSFTQDDAHIFCQPNQLETELTAVLKLIHQIYSVFGFSYRIELSTRPDDSMGADGLWELAEGALQKVLDASGIEYRINPGDGAFYGPKIDFHIQDAIGRMWQCGTVQLDFQLPERFELEYVGEQNERLRPVVIHRAVFGSVDRFIGILTEHFAGAFPYWLAPIQVRVVAVSDAFVSYGNSVQSKLQSRGFRVELDARSEKIGYKIREAQMKKIPYTLVIGAKEQSSQQVSVRRYGTGDLGQMDMDAFMEMFSNQVKNKDLLAGD, from the coding sequence ATGGCAGACTGCGTTGTGAAACTCAAAGACGGTACAAGAAGGACGGTGATAGCTGGCACAACTTACGCTGCAATCGCTGCAAAGATTCATCCGCGTTTGGGTAAAGAAGCTGTAGCGGCTAAAGTGAACGGCAGTCTTGCAGACCTCTCCTCTCAAGTGGTGCCAGAGGCCCAAGTGGAACTCGTTACGCTTGACGACGAAGACGGTCTACAGGTGATGCGGCACACAGCAGCACACGTTCTGGCTCAGGCAGTTGCAAGAGTGTTTCCTGAGACCAAGTTTGCTATTGGTCCTGTTGTTGAGAACGGCTTCTACTATGACTTTGCTGACCATGCTTTCAGTCCTGATGAATTGCTTCAAATTGAGTCGGAAATGTCTGCGATTGTCAAGGAAAATCACCCTGTGATTCGAGAAGTCATTTCTCGAGACGAGGCCCTGCATCTTTTTCAAGACCGGGGAGAGCGATTCAAGGTAGAAATCCTTCAGGACCTTCTGGAGACGGAGACCATTTCGGTTTACCGCCAGGGAGAATTCATCGATCTCTGTCGAGGACCACACTTACCCTCCACAGGCCGCATCAAGGCGTTCAAGCTGATGTCCATAGCAGGCGCTTATTGGCGGGGGGATTCGTCCCGTGAGCAGCTCACCCGCATCTACGCCATCGCCTTTGCGAAAAAGTCTCATCTCGACGAGTATCTGCGTCGCGTTGACGAGGCAAAACGACGCGATCACCGGAAGTTAGGACGTGAACTGGAACTATTCATGTTCTCGGAAGATGCACCGGGTATGCCTATCCTCCTCAAGAATGGGATGCATATCCAAAATGAGTTGGAGCAATTCGAACGTTCCCTGCAATCTATCCGCGGCTACAAGGAAGTAAAAACCCCGGTCATCCTCAACAAACGCTTGTGGGAGCAGTCGGGGCATTGGTTTCATTACAAAGAGAATATGTACGTTACACAAGTGGATAATGAGGAGTTCGCGCTGAAGCCGATGAATTGTCCAGGGCACATGCTGGTCTATAAACACAAGCAGCGCTCCTATCGTGATTTGCCGATTCGAATCGCCGAGTATGGGTATGTGCATCGGCATGAACTGAGCGGATCGTTGGGAGGAATGATGCGCGTTCGTTCCTTTACACAGGACGATGCCCACATCTTTTGCCAGCCCAATCAACTTGAAACCGAACTGACAGCAGTCCTGAAACTGATTCATCAGATCTACAGTGTATTTGGATTCTCCTATCGCATCGAGTTGTCCACGCGTCCGGACGACTCAATGGGGGCAGACGGTTTGTGGGAACTGGCAGAGGGCGCATTGCAGAAGGTGCTGGATGCGTCTGGAATAGAATACCGGATTAACCCTGGCGACGGCGCATTCTATGGTCCGAAGATTGACTTTCACATTCAAGATGCAATTGGCCGCATGTGGCAGTGTGGAACAGTCCAACTGGATTTCCAGCTTCCGGAGCGATTTGAATTAGAGTATGTGGGTGAGCAAAACGAGAGGCTGCGCCCAGTGGTGATTCATCGAGCTGTTTTTGGTTCTGTCGATCGCTTTATTGGCATCCTCACTGAACACTTTGCGGGCGCTTTCCCCTACTGGCTGGCTCCCATCCAGGTCCGCGTTGTCGCCGTATCTGATGCCTTTGTGTCGTATGGAAACTCTGTGCAATCAAAACTGCAATCCCGGGGCTTTCGCGTTGAACTCGATGCGAGGTCTGAGAAAATCGGCTACAAAATTCGTGAAGCACAGATGAAAAAGATTCCCTATACGCTCGTCATTGGAGCGAAAGAACAGTCTAGTCAACAAGTCAGTGTTCGCAGGTATGGAACGGGAGACCTTGGTCAAATGGACATGGATGCGTTTATGGAGATGTTCTCAAACCAAGTCAAGAACAAGGACCTGCTGGCGGGAGATTAA
- a CDS encoding GNAT family N-acetyltransferase, which translates to MSDRMIKKVWNDSLDDEEGSSGAVVSTFQHVHTERLFLRKPENQDVTDILRIHGNPATNRYNPHGPMTNNDEAAERLNDWQKSWANDGFGYWSIFAAEGSEIIGFGGISRIFWVGREALNLYYRFDNGSWGRGYATEIARTAVQLAAEHLPDLPVIARINPANSPSIKVAAKVGLRLNPMASNNDYAVYTIRW; encoded by the coding sequence TTGAGTGACCGTATGATAAAGAAAGTTTGGAACGACAGCTTGGACGATGAGGAGGGTTCAAGTGGGGCTGTTGTGTCAACCTTTCAACATGTTCACACAGAGCGATTGTTTCTACGGAAGCCAGAGAATCAAGATGTCACAGATATTTTACGGATTCACGGGAATCCTGCCACGAATCGATACAATCCCCACGGCCCCATGACGAATAACGACGAGGCAGCAGAACGTCTGAACGACTGGCAGAAGAGCTGGGCCAACGATGGCTTTGGCTATTGGAGTATTTTTGCGGCGGAGGGCTCTGAGATAATTGGGTTCGGCGGGATTAGTCGCATTTTTTGGGTTGGACGTGAAGCATTGAATCTCTACTACAGATTCGACAATGGCAGTTGGGGCCGCGGTTATGCGACAGAAATTGCCCGTACGGCTGTGCAGTTGGCGGCAGAGCATCTTCCTGACCTTCCGGTCATTGCCCGCATCAACCCGGCGAATAGTCCATCCATTAAAGTTGCTGCGAAAGTCGGATTACGCCTTAATCCCATGGCTAGCAACAACGACTACGCAGTGTACACCATCAGGTGGTAG
- a CDS encoding LysR family transcriptional regulator produces MELIDLRVFIEVSRSGSMSQAAAALHMGQPAVSQHVRALESTVGQQLFIRQHRGVALTDAGEEFRGFAERALAVLEEGLSSVQNMENQRLHIRVAAPPSVNSYFLMPFIQRMESLGYNITSLDEHSHNVIQHVYDGTVDAGFVLNKSSFPGIEFMDVWTDPLVCVLSPKHRLANMAHQASAEVSDLKGEQMVWFDYSSSASTFREEVEQILGDDYQWIETAPADIVKKLVKANLGVSFVPFLTVQHELECGELVQLPFENLPQEAWKISLVYRRRKRTSEALQIIQSVTRDLWPVR; encoded by the coding sequence ATGGAACTCATCGATTTACGTGTTTTCATTGAGGTATCGCGCAGTGGTTCCATGTCTCAGGCTGCTGCAGCTTTGCACATGGGACAACCTGCAGTAAGTCAGCATGTTCGCGCATTAGAGAGTACAGTGGGGCAACAGTTGTTTATCCGTCAACACCGCGGCGTCGCATTGACTGATGCAGGAGAGGAGTTTCGCGGTTTTGCTGAACGAGCTCTTGCAGTACTTGAAGAGGGATTATCATCGGTGCAAAACATGGAAAACCAGAGACTTCATATCCGCGTCGCTGCTCCTCCTTCAGTGAATTCCTATTTTCTCATGCCGTTTATACAGCGCATGGAAAGTCTTGGATACAACATTACGTCACTCGATGAACATTCTCACAATGTCATCCAGCACGTCTATGATGGGACCGTTGATGCAGGTTTTGTCCTTAACAAATCCTCGTTTCCCGGCATTGAATTCATGGATGTTTGGACAGACCCGCTCGTGTGCGTCTTATCACCAAAACACCGATTGGCCAATATGGCACACCAGGCATCCGCTGAAGTATCCGATTTGAAGGGAGAACAAATGGTGTGGTTCGATTACTCAAGTTCTGCTTCAACGTTTCGCGAGGAAGTTGAACAGATTCTTGGCGACGATTATCAGTGGATTGAGACTGCACCGGCAGATATTGTAAAGAAACTGGTCAAAGCAAACTTAGGCGTATCGTTTGTTCCATTCCTGACCGTTCAACATGAGTTGGAGTGTGGAGAACTTGTCCAATTACCTTTCGAGAACCTGCCGCAAGAGGCTTGGAAAATCAGTCTCGTCTACCGCCGCCGAAAGCGAACTTCGGAAGCATTACAAATCATACAATCGGTGACAAGAGACCTTTGGCCAGTCCGTTAA
- a CDS encoding GNAT family N-acetyltransferase: MIEIVGEKVVLRKPTDEDIDELYFWKYEEKKQEAKKWNGPYIQQNHITKEEYRRLWFQEVLPNVPSSLVIRADDKAVGDVVAYWIDKNTNWLETGIVIYDIHYWNGGYGTEAYKLWIDFLFESTELHRLGMSTWSGNVRMMRVAEKLGMKPEARIRDARIVAGKYFDAIKMGILRREWESLGC; encoded by the coding sequence ATGATTGAGATAGTTGGAGAGAAGGTCGTTCTCCGTAAGCCGACAGATGAAGACATCGACGAGTTGTATTTTTGGAAGTATGAAGAAAAGAAACAGGAAGCGAAGAAATGGAACGGGCCGTACATCCAGCAAAACCACATTACAAAGGAAGAATATAGACGGCTTTGGTTCCAGGAGGTTTTGCCGAATGTCCCGTCTTCTCTTGTGATTCGAGCTGATGACAAAGCGGTGGGGGATGTGGTGGCGTATTGGATCGACAAAAACACGAATTGGCTTGAGACGGGAATTGTCATTTACGATATACACTATTGGAACGGCGGCTACGGTACTGAAGCGTATAAGTTGTGGATTGACTTTTTGTTTGAGTCGACAGAATTACACAGGTTAGGCATGTCGACCTGGTCAGGGAATGTAAGAATGATGCGAGTGGCAGAGAAACTCGGAATGAAGCCAGAGGCGAGGATAAGGGATGCGAGAATTGTAGCAGGGAAGTATTTTGATGCAATCAAAATGGGCATTTTGCGACGCGAGTGGGAATCATTGGGATGCTAG
- a CDS encoding HD domain-containing protein — MKYEELLLVARERSSDDAAHDFLHVERVLKNAQSIMEEVPADADVVIPAVLLHELFNYPKGHPLSHLSGDICAEHASEVLDRFDSPGSKREKVLDSIRFHSFSRGVVPDHIEGKVLQDADRLDALGAIGIARLFATCQQMKTPFYDLADPFAQNREPDDKKYGIDHVYIKLFRLTDSMHTRVAREMAMRRTQFIKEYIQQLRLEIE, encoded by the coding sequence ATGAAGTATGAAGAATTGTTGCTGGTTGCAAGAGAGAGATCGTCGGATGACGCGGCACACGATTTCCTTCATGTTGAACGTGTTTTAAAGAACGCACAGTCCATCATGGAGGAGGTTCCCGCAGACGCTGATGTTGTGATACCCGCTGTATTACTCCATGAACTTTTTAATTACCCGAAGGGTCATCCGCTTTCTCACCTTTCCGGCGATATTTGCGCGGAACATGCTAGTGAAGTTCTTGATAGATTTGATTCCCCCGGCAGCAAGCGTGAAAAGGTGCTGGATAGCATCCGCTTTCATTCATTTTCCAGAGGTGTGGTTCCGGACCACATTGAAGGGAAAGTCCTACAAGATGCCGATAGGCTCGATGCATTGGGGGCAATTGGGATTGCAAGATTGTTTGCAACGTGCCAGCAAATGAAGACACCGTTCTATGATTTAGCGGACCCTTTTGCTCAGAATCGTGAGCCTGATGATAAAAAGTATGGGATCGATCACGTATACATAAAGCTGTTTCGACTCACAGACTCAATGCATACCCGTGTTGCCAGAGAAATGGCGATGAGACGAACACAATTTATTAAGGAATACATACAGCAGTTGCGTTTAGAGATAGAATAA
- a CDS encoding GNAT family N-acetyltransferase produces MPKSRITRTYQLNLNDVYPLVLASETEGFRFVRRLYEDYGSGDNRFDSDGAALFTVQTGARMVAVGGLNQDPYVRAGRVGRVRRLYVHPDFRKMGFGRLLVEAIIQEARSSYDMLTLRTDNPVADQFYRKMGFLADDRYENTTHYLPL; encoded by the coding sequence TTGCCGAAGTCCCGCATAACCCGGACTTATCAACTCAATCTAAATGACGTGTATCCTTTAGTGCTCGCAAGCGAAACGGAAGGCTTCCGCTTTGTGAGGAGGCTCTATGAGGATTACGGCAGTGGAGACAATCGCTTTGATTCCGATGGAGCAGCCTTGTTTACTGTACAGACAGGCGCGAGGATGGTTGCCGTCGGCGGTCTGAATCAAGACCCGTATGTACGGGCTGGCCGTGTTGGAAGAGTTCGTCGCCTGTACGTACATCCAGACTTTCGGAAGATGGGTTTTGGTAGATTATTAGTTGAGGCGATTATCCAAGAAGCTCGATCTTCGTATGATATGTTAACACTGCGGACGGACAATCCAGTTGCAGACCAGTTCTATAGAAAGATGGGGTTCCTAGCAGATGACAGGTACGAAAACACAACGCACTATTTGCCGCTCTGA
- a CDS encoding serine hydrolase: MSESNRDALSSLSNQDKEKLDEIQAYLQNSLDELHIAGTAVAIVKDGNVILQEGFGLRDVEQGLPVTKDTLFAIGSSTKAFTTTSLAMLVDDGKLEWDAPVSSYLPEFELHDKYASEHATLRDLATHRVGLPRHDLVWYKAPISRQEILKRLRYLPFTKPFRTTFQYQNMMYMTLGYLVGKVSGEGWEHFVKSRVLTPLGMHRTNFSVNQSQQDADFAKPYKFVDEEIQEMPFANLDALGPAGSINSSVSEMIEWVKLHLGKGKHNGSQLVSENNVVQMHTPHIPAANENLDNRVLFQSYALGWFTEVYGGRHIVHHGGNIDGFSAIVAMVPEEQLGVVVLTNQQQSLLPRAAAYTIFDKFLGLTAVDWNGKGKEYMEKIAASMREGSNSDEENRVKATHPSHTLTDYVGEFAHPAYGVVSVTLDNETLLLSHHSQEKPLLLEHFHYDVFAMTIGDGDTAQQYKVQFHTDVRGTIASLYIQFELLLDAFEFVRKPSVESLSREVLNQYVGTYDLNGADVTVALRKDDTLVVTVPGQPAYELVPVANAEFDIKALPGFSVQFVMDDSGVCSEVNFKQPNGTFVLKRR, encoded by the coding sequence ATGTCAGAGAGTAATAGAGATGCTTTGTCTTCCCTGTCAAATCAAGACAAGGAGAAGCTTGACGAGATTCAGGCGTATTTGCAAAACAGCCTTGACGAGTTGCACATCGCGGGTACAGCAGTAGCGATTGTAAAGGACGGCAACGTGATTTTACAGGAAGGTTTTGGCTTACGGGACGTCGAGCAGGGATTACCTGTCACCAAGGACACCTTGTTCGCCATTGGATCGAGCACGAAAGCATTCACCACAACGTCTTTGGCAATGCTGGTTGACGACGGGAAGCTGGAGTGGGATGCACCCGTTTCGTCCTATTTACCAGAGTTCGAGTTGCACGACAAGTACGCCAGTGAACATGCCACACTGAGGGATTTAGCGACGCACCGAGTAGGGCTTCCCCGCCACGATCTCGTTTGGTACAAGGCCCCGATTTCCCGCCAGGAGATTCTAAAGCGTCTGCGTTACCTCCCATTCACAAAGCCGTTTCGCACCACTTTCCAATACCAGAACATGATGTACATGACACTTGGATACCTAGTGGGCAAAGTGTCAGGGGAGGGCTGGGAGCATTTTGTGAAGTCCCGTGTACTCACACCCCTTGGCATGCACAGAACCAATTTCTCAGTCAACCAGTCCCAACAAGACGCTGACTTTGCGAAACCATACAAGTTTGTGGATGAAGAGATTCAAGAGATGCCGTTTGCCAATCTTGACGCCCTCGGACCTGCGGGATCCATCAACTCGTCCGTGTCTGAGATGATAGAGTGGGTGAAGTTGCACCTGGGAAAGGGCAAACACAATGGTTCCCAGTTGGTGAGTGAAAACAATGTAGTACAAATGCATACACCTCATATTCCCGCCGCAAACGAGAATCTCGACAATCGTGTTCTATTTCAAAGCTACGCCCTCGGCTGGTTCACCGAAGTTTACGGCGGCCGACACATTGTACATCACGGCGGCAATATCGATGGGTTCAGTGCTATCGTAGCCATGGTTCCGGAGGAGCAACTAGGCGTTGTCGTGTTAACCAATCAGCAGCAAAGCCTCCTGCCCCGGGCCGCAGCCTATACGATATTTGATAAATTTCTTGGTCTTACAGCCGTCGACTGGAACGGAAAAGGAAAGGAGTACATGGAAAAGATTGCGGCTTCCATGCGAGAAGGCTCAAACAGCGATGAGGAGAATCGAGTCAAAGCGACGCACCCCTCTCACACTCTGACTGATTATGTTGGAGAATTCGCTCATCCTGCGTATGGTGTCGTTTCCGTCACTTTGGACAACGAGACACTGCTCCTCAGCCATCATTCACAGGAGAAACCTCTTCTACTTGAACACTTTCACTATGATGTCTTCGCTATGACCATCGGTGACGGAGACACGGCTCAACAATACAAAGTTCAGTTTCACACAGATGTCCGCGGAACAATTGCAAGTCTCTACATCCAGTTTGAACTGCTGCTCGACGCTTTCGAGTTTGTTCGAAAGCCTTCAGTCGAGTCGCTGTCCAGAGAGGTCCTTAATCAATACGTTGGCACCTACGACTTAAATGGTGCGGACGTCACGGTTGCCCTTCGTAAAGACGACACGCTGGTGGTCACTGTACCCGGTCAGCCCGCCTATGAGTTGGTGCCCGTAGCCAATGCAGAATTTGATATTAAAGCCCTGCCAGGCTTCTCAGTTCAATTTGTCATGGACGACAGCGGAGTCTGTTCTGAGGTGAATTTTAAACAGCCAAATGGAACGTTTGTCCTGAAACGGCGCTGA